One part of the Chryseobacterium mulctrae genome encodes these proteins:
- a CDS encoding DNA polymerase III subunit has protein sequence MNWENIAGQENLKKLLKDSITENRVSHAQLFIGKEGYGTMPLVLAYAKEILKGENEHAASKVEHLNHLDLHFSFPVFTDNRNSLSKNKFEEFREMILDFPYASFDDWTAVLESENKQFFISADEIDEQNQKFALKSFEGGTKILIVWRADKMNTAASNKFLKFLEEPPAKTIILLTAESSDDILPTILSRTQLIEVPRINDEDLEVYLKSKFNISDEKGKEVVHQSQGNLNDAVKFLSSQDKNPEFEKLFVQWVRDAFMVKKKPEYLKNIIIWAKEIAGWNREKQKNFLNYASEIFRLALLQNYQSEELVYKKIDANGFNWAGFSKYISGANIINILEEINTADLHLTRNGNPKIVWTDLGIKLSRYIHKS, from the coding sequence ATGAATTGGGAAAACATCGCCGGACAAGAAAATCTTAAAAAACTTCTTAAAGACAGCATCACCGAAAACCGAGTAAGCCACGCCCAGCTTTTCATAGGAAAAGAAGGCTACGGAACAATGCCTTTGGTTTTAGCGTATGCAAAAGAAATATTAAAAGGTGAAAATGAGCATGCTGCATCAAAAGTAGAACATCTTAATCACTTAGATTTACACTTCAGCTTTCCTGTTTTTACCGATAATAGAAACTCATTAAGCAAAAATAAATTTGAGGAATTCAGAGAAATGATCTTAGATTTTCCCTACGCGAGTTTTGACGATTGGACTGCCGTTCTTGAATCTGAAAACAAACAGTTCTTTATTTCTGCAGATGAAATAGATGAGCAAAATCAAAAATTTGCTTTAAAAAGTTTTGAGGGCGGAACTAAAATTCTTATCGTTTGGCGTGCTGATAAAATGAATACAGCAGCATCCAACAAGTTTCTTAAATTTTTAGAAGAACCACCAGCAAAAACAATCATTCTTTTAACGGCAGAAAGCAGTGACGATATTTTACCAACGATTTTATCAAGAACGCAGCTGATTGAAGTTCCAAGAATTAATGATGAAGATTTGGAAGTTTATTTGAAAAGTAAATTTAATATTTCAGATGAAAAAGGGAAGGAGGTTGTGCATCAGTCACAAGGAAATCTCAATGATGCCGTAAAATTTCTAAGTTCACAAGATAAAAATCCGGAGTTTGAAAAGCTATTTGTACAGTGGGTTCGTGATGCATTTATGGTAAAAAAGAAACCGGAATATCTTAAAAACATCATTATTTGGGCAAAAGAAATTGCAGGCTGGAACAGAGAAAAGCAAAAAAACTTTCTCAACTATGCCTCAGAAATTTTCAGATTGGCTTTATTGCAAAATTATCAGTCTGAAGAATTGGTGTACAAAAAGATTGATGCCAATGGTTTCAACTGGGCTGGTTTTTCAAAATATATCAGCGGTGCAAATATTATTAATATTTTAGAAGAAATAAACACTGCCGATTTACATCTTACAAGAAATGGAAATCCTAAAATTGTATGGACAGACTTGGGAATTAAATTATCAAGATATATTCATAAAAGCTAA
- the lptC gene encoding LPS export ABC transporter periplasmic protein LptC, with translation MNFISNINFKNIAYLFSCAIFFIFTSCEEDLTKPKGGNEKNFPSQIIHNAKIIQRDSGFITLKATAPIIEKYELIDSPYTVAKKGMKIEFFDKKNPKKPGNITAKYAKMYDYKKFYEARGNVRILTSDGQRFATQSVFWDQKKNRIYTRDTVYATMEDGSTLVHANGMTAKDDFSEYKFFNNSGDLDVSKAKIAQPRP, from the coding sequence ATGAATTTTATTTCAAACATAAATTTTAAAAATATAGCATACCTTTTTAGTTGTGCTATATTTTTTATATTCACATCCTGCGAAGAAGACCTCACCAAACCAAAAGGCGGCAACGAAAAAAACTTCCCATCGCAGATTATTCACAATGCAAAAATTATACAGAGAGATTCTGGTTTTATTACCCTAAAAGCAACGGCTCCGATTATTGAAAAATACGAGTTGATCGACAGTCCATATACTGTTGCTAAAAAAGGAATGAAAATAGAGTTTTTTGATAAAAAAAATCCTAAAAAACCTGGTAACATTACTGCAAAATATGCAAAAATGTACGATTATAAAAAATTCTACGAAGCAAGAGGCAATGTAAGAATTCTTACCAGTGACGGACAAAGATTTGCTACCCAAAGTGTTTTTTGGGATCAGAAAAAAAATAGAATCTACACAAGAGACACTGTTTATGCAACTATGGAAGATGGCTCTACTCTTGTACACGCCAACGGAATGACCGCTAAAGACGATTTCTCAGAATATAAATTTTTCAACAATTCTGGAGATCTTGATGTAAGCAAGGCTAAAATTGCACAACCAAGACCTTAA
- a CDS encoding anhydro-N-acetylmuramic acid kinase, with amino-acid sequence MTVYKAIGLMSGTSLDGLDICFAKFWKENSSWKFEIIKAETILYPKVLEEQLRNSIYLSSQDLLALHSEYGFYLGEITKDFITKNQLSDIDLIASHGHTVFHQPQRKFTLQIGDGRAIKLQTKIPVIYDFRSQDVLLGGNGAPLVPIGDELLFSDYNACLNLGGFSNISFKINEERIAFDIAPVNIVLNKLVQEFGQDYDENGDLSRKGNINPQLLEQLNSLDFYALSHPKSLGIEWCNANIFPFFSGIENLDVLATFTEHAAEQISKIFNIHQFNKVLFTGGGTYNQFLIEKIKSKTNTEIIIPEKQIIDFKEALIFAFMGVLRLNNETNVLASATGSSHNHSSGIIA; translated from the coding sequence ATGACTGTTTATAAAGCAATAGGATTAATGTCGGGAACCAGTTTAGATGGTTTAGATATTTGTTTTGCAAAATTTTGGAAAGAAAATTCTTCTTGGAAATTTGAAATCATCAAAGCTGAAACGATTCTTTACCCTAAAGTTTTAGAGGAGCAGCTTAGAAATTCTATTTATTTATCTTCACAGGATTTATTAGCCTTACATTCAGAATACGGCTTTTATTTAGGTGAAATTACCAAAGATTTCATTACGAAAAACCAGCTTTCAGATATTGATTTGATTGCGTCTCATGGTCATACTGTTTTCCATCAACCTCAAAGAAAATTCACCCTTCAGATTGGTGACGGAAGAGCCATAAAATTACAAACTAAAATTCCAGTTATTTACGATTTCCGATCTCAGGATGTTTTATTAGGCGGAAACGGAGCGCCTTTGGTTCCGATTGGTGATGAGTTATTATTTTCGGATTACAATGCATGTCTTAATTTAGGTGGATTTTCGAATATTTCGTTTAAAATCAATGAAGAAAGAATCGCTTTTGATATTGCTCCGGTAAATATTGTTTTAAATAAATTAGTTCAGGAGTTTGGTCAAGATTACGATGAAAACGGCGATTTATCGAGAAAAGGAAATATTAATCCTCAATTATTAGAACAATTAAATTCTTTGGATTTTTATGCGCTGTCTCATCCAAAATCATTGGGAATTGAATGGTGTAATGCAAATATATTCCCTTTTTTTTCAGGGATTGAAAATTTAGATGTTTTAGCAACTTTTACAGAACATGCTGCTGAACAGATTTCTAAAATCTTCAATATTCATCAGTTTAATAAAGTACTTTTTACAGGAGGCGGAACTTACAACCAATTTCTTATCGAAAAAATAAAAAGCAAAACGAATACAGAAATCATTATTCCCGAAAAACAGATTATTGATTTTAAAGAAGCATTAATCTTTGCTTTTATGGGCGTTCTCAGATTGAATAATGAAACCAACGTTCTTGCTTCGGCAACAGGAAGTTCACATAACCACAGTTCCGGAATTATCGCATAA
- a CDS encoding NUDIX hydrolase: protein MYKVFVNEKKLLISKNPENLEKVLNYESFTTLEIALDLLQNTSTSELNVYGEQIDEIWKEFKKLFRIIEAAGGIVNKPNGDTLFIRRLGKWDLPKGKMEKGESREESAIREIEEETNLQNVELKDFINTTYHIYIERNGDRVLKHTHWFEMFFDGEDTSKPQLEEGITEVAWKNTTQIENEVFPNTFQNIKLIINEFWDTKSK, encoded by the coding sequence ATGTATAAAGTTTTTGTGAACGAAAAAAAATTATTGATATCTAAGAACCCTGAAAACTTAGAGAAAGTCTTAAATTACGAAAGTTTCACAACTTTAGAAATTGCCCTTGATCTTTTGCAGAACACATCGACTTCCGAGCTTAATGTGTACGGCGAACAGATTGATGAGATCTGGAAAGAATTTAAAAAACTTTTCAGGATTATTGAGGCTGCAGGAGGAATTGTAAATAAGCCAAACGGAGATACACTTTTCATCAGAAGATTAGGCAAATGGGATCTTCCGAAAGGCAAAATGGAAAAAGGTGAATCTCGTGAAGAATCTGCCATAAGAGAAATTGAGGAAGAAACCAATCTGCAGAATGTAGAGCTCAAAGATTTCATCAATACAACCTATCATATTTATATCGAAAGAAATGGCGACCGTGTTTTGAAACACACCCATTGGTTTGAAATGTTTTTTGATGGTGAAGATACCTCAAAACCTCAGTTAGAAGAAGGCATCACAGAAGTTGCCTGGAAAAACACCACTCAGATTGAGAATGAAGTTTTTCCAAACACGTTTCAAAATATAAAATTGATTATTAATGAATTTTGGGATACAAAATCTAAATAA